CAAAGCACGTGGGTTTTTTTACTTCCCCACAATGGCAGACTTTGTTCTGTGACTTCCGTCTGCATTTGCACACAGCATGGCAGAAACTTTTTCTTTGTTTACCTTACGGCCAGGAACACTCTCATCTAGCCTAGATGCCAAAGTGTTGTTCTGCAAGCATTTCCAATTAAAGCCTGTTTCATCGGCATTGTATACCTGAAAACACCTTAGATCATTTGTTATTATGTAATCATTTAATTTATGCTTAAATGGCTCGACTGAATCAGTATCTGCACTTAATGATTCTCCACAAACTTTCCTGTTCTTAATATTATGTCTATTCTTAAATCTTTGCAACCATCCTTCACTTGCTCGAAAATCTGGAATGTTCATCTTTTGTGCAAATTTATCAGCTGCTGTCTTAATGGCGTCGCCGCCAAGTGGCATCCCCACAGAGCGCTCCTGGTTAAACCATTTATACACAGCTTCGTCCAAATTCGTATTTGTAGAACCTTTTATTGTTTTCCTTTTATTTAATGCACCACTATCACTCGAAGCAAGAAACTTCCTAATATTATCTTTCTGTCTCTTGATATCACACACCGTACTTTTCCCGACATTAAATTCTGCTGCCAGCCTAGTAACAGAG
This genomic window from Procambarus clarkii isolate CNS0578487 chromosome 62, FALCON_Pclarkii_2.0, whole genome shotgun sequence contains:
- the LOC138354220 gene encoding tigger transposable element-derived protein 7-like, whose translation is MSQGLANRAVSAKRKRSFLSIEQKLDMIEKHERGYSVTRLAAEFNVGKSTVCDIKRQKDNIRKFLASSDSGALNKRKTIKGSTNTNLDEAVYKWFNQERSVGMPLGGDAIKTAADKFAQKMNIPDFRASEGWLQRFKNRHNIKNRKVCGESLSADTDSVEPFKHKLNDYIITNDLRCFQVYNADETGFNWKCLQNNTLASRLDESVPGRKVNKEKVSAMLCANADGSHRTKSAIVGK